The Roseovarius sp. EL26 genome contains the following window.
TCGGACCACCATTGTTTCAAGATAACCTGAAAATCCTGGCGGACGGCATTTGTGGAAGTCTGGAACAGCAGCGACAGGCGTTGACCATCTTTGACCCGAACACCATCAGCCCCTTTTTCCCAACCGGCCTGATCCAGAAGAGCGTTCGCACCAGCGATATCTGGCGTTTTGCAGGATTCATTTGCGGTTGAGGTATAGATTTCCGGTGCGGGCAGAACATTGCATGTGGCACGCCCCGCGTCACCGTAGCCAATTTCGACCAACAGTTCACGATCGATTGCCAGGCTCAATGCTTGACGCACGGCCTTGTCTGACAAGATAGGGTGCGGGTGGGCAATGGTTGAACGCTCAGCGCCCAGTTCGCTGGACGGGTCAGTCATGTTAATCATGATCCGCTCAACCAACGTGCCAAAGCCGGAAATGACCTCACCTTTGCCTGCTTGCTCCATACTGCTCAGCACATCGGGTGCTAATTGCAAGTTCCATGCATAATCAAACTGGCCGGTTTCCAGCACGGCGCGTCCGGCTGAGGCGGCGTCGCCACCGCCTTTCAAGACCACATTGGCAAAGGAAGGTTTGGCAGGGTCACGATAGTTTGGGTTTGCATCATATAAAGCAACGTCATTTGGGCGAAACTCAGAAATTACGAATGGGCCAGTGCCAATCGGGGCGAGGTTTTGCTCTGAACAACTTACGGCGTTGGAACCCATGCACTCTGCGAACTGCTCTTTTTGCAAGATCGGAGCCTGAGCACCTACAAAGGCCGTATAGGGGTAGGGTTTGGGTGAGGTGAAATGAACGATGATTGTGCGATCATCCGGTGTTTCCACCGATGAAATGCCGCCATATTTTTCAATCTGCGCACAACCGCCACCATCTGCGGTGCAATATTCCCACGTGAACTTAACATCTTCGGATGTCAGAGGTGTGCCATCGGACCACTTTAGGCCTTCTTTGAGTGTCCAAGTGATT
Protein-coding sequences here:
- a CDS encoding peptide ABC transporter substrate-binding protein codes for the protein MNMKALLHCTAAFLAVSSYAYAERASDGQLNIIYWQAPSTLNPYLSGGTKDLQAASLIVEPLARYTQTGALTPWLAEAIPTVKNGGVSEDLKQITWTLKEGLKWSDGTPLTSEDVKFTWEYCTADGGGCAQIEKYGGISSVETPDDRTIIVHFTSPKPYPYTAFVGAQAPILQKEQFAECMGSNAVSCSEQNLAPIGTGPFVISEFRPNDVALYDANPNYRDPAKPSFANVVLKGGGDAASAGRAVLETGQFDYAWNLQLAPDVLSSMEQAGKGEVISGFGTLVERIMINMTDPSSELGAERSTIAHPHPILSDKAVRQALSLAIDRELLVEIGYGDAGRATCNVLPAPEIYTSTANESCKTPDIAGANALLDQAGWEKGADGVRVKDGQRLSLLFQTSTNAVRQDFQVILKQWWSEIGVETELRNIDASVFFGGNADSPDTFQKFYADVEMYANNFDGTDPEAYMANWACDQIPSPENQWQGNNMPRHCNPAYDEMSKKLQQTAVLEERAALAKAMNDMLMQDFIILPLVDRGRVSAKSNSLGGVILNTWDSEIWNIADWYRIKD